GAGGTCACGCAGCAGGTGGCCGCGCTGATCAAACTGCGCTACCGCATCATTCCTTACCTGTACGAGTTGCTCTGGCAATCGCGCAGCGCCTACGAGCCCGTCTTGCGCCCGATGTTCGCGGAGTTTCCCCACGACCTGCGCTGCCTCACCGACGGCGACGACATGATGCTCGGTTCTTCGATGCTGGTCGCGCCGGTTGTCGACGCAGGCCAGTCGACGCGTGACGTGTATCTGCCGTCCGGCACGCGCTGGGTGTCGTACTGGAGCGGCGAAACGTTCGACGGCGGCCAGACCGTGAACCTCCCCGCGCCATTCGAGCAACCGGTGATCCTGCTGCGCGAAGGCAGCGTGACTTCATTGAACGTGGCGGAACAACACTTCGGCCGGGCCGCCGACGAACGCGCGTTCATCGCCGTGCCGCACGCGGGCGCCGGCACCACGCGCGGCGGCTGCATCGAAGACGACGGCGAGAGCGAAGCCTGGCGGGAAGGCGCGCAAGGCCGCTGGCACATCACGCTGGCCGGCGACGCGAGCACGTTGCGTATCTCAGTCGAACGCGAAGGCTGGATGCCGCAGCCGCAGCGCGAAGTCCGGATCCTCGTGCCGAAGGACGAAGTGCGCACGGTCGAATGCATCGGCGGTGCTCTCGCGGCCGATCACACCGCCGACGGCTGGCGATGCCTGACGATTTCCATGACCCGTTGAACAAGTCCGCATCACCGGCCTGAAGCACTCAGGCCGCTCATCTAATCCGGAGACCTGCAAGCGATGAAATCATTCAAGCGTGCGCGTACGCGCGCACTCGTCCTCTCGTGCCTGCCGTTCGCAGGCGCCGCACTGTCGAGCGGCGCGGCGGCGCAAAGCAGCGTCACGTTGTACGGTGTCGTCGATAACGCGTTCACCTATGTCAGCAATCAGCGCGGCCACGCCAACTTCTACATGAGCCAGGGCAACCTGCAGGCGAGCAAGTTCGGCCTGCTCGGTTCGGAAGACATCGGCGGCGGCACGAAGGCGATTTTCCGGCTCGAGAGCGGCTTCAACTCGCTGACGGGCGCGCAGAGCAGCGCGGGCTTTCTATTCAATCGGCAGGCATATGTCGGGCTCAGTAACGACCGGTACGGGACGGTCACATTCGGGCGGCAGTACACGCCCTACTTCCAGATGGTCGGTGCGCTCGGGCCGACCGGCGTGTTGACCGGCGCGACGGGCGCGCACCCAGGCGATGTCGACGCGCTGGACACCACGTTGCGCTTCAACAATTCGGTAACCTATCTGTCGCCGAACGTCGCCGGCCTGCAATTTAGCGCGCAATACGGCTTGGGCGGCGTGCCGGGCAGCGTGGCCAACGGCAGCAATTTCAGCGCGGCGTTTCGCTACGACTACAAGCCGTTCGCGGTCGCAGCGGGCTATGTGAAGCTGAAAGACATTGCGACGAGCGCGGCGCTCGGCACTTTCGCCATCAACTCGCCGGTGAATAGCGGCTATGCGACGGCACGCAGCGCGCAACTGTTCGCCGCGGCCGCGCGCTATAACCTGCAGGACCTGATGGTCGGCATCAACTACTCGAACGTGCAGTACGCGCCGGGCTCCGGTTCGCTGTTTGCCAGCGAAGCGGTGTTCAACACGTACGGCATGATCTCGACGTATCGGATCACGCCGGCGGTGATAGTCGGAGCCGGCTACAGCTATACACGCGCGAGTAAGGCGAATGGCATGAGCGATCCGGCGCGCTATCACCAGATTTCGCTAGAGCAAACCTACAACCTCTCGACGCGCACGACGTTGTACGCGCTGGAGGCGTATCAGCTCGCGCGCGGCAAGACGTTGCTCGCGGCGGGCGGCGCTACCAGCATTACCGACGCGGTGGCGGTGGTCGGGGACTCGCAGAATACGACGCCGTCGTCGGGGCCTTCGCAGTTTGTTGGGATGGTGGGGTTAAGGCACGCGTTTTGAGGGTGGTGATTTGGAAGGGCGATGAATGAACGGCAGACCCGCGAACGGGATCGGCTGCGTGAGCAGGCCGAGGGACTTCGCGGGTTCCAGCCAGCCCACGCTCGACGATCGACGAAGCCGGCCATTGCGACGCCGTTTGACCCTTCTCAACACGCCAACAGCAAGCCAAGGACAACCAGCCATCTGGCTCGTCGCAGGACGCCGAACCGACTCGTGCTAACCTCGCCGGACAAGCACTGCGCTTAAGTGCTGGCTCTCGCGTATGGAGACCTGGACGATGGACTGCGCCGCCCTGCCGATCCTTGACTGTCACCAACACTTCTACGACGCCCGGCGCTTCCATTACCCCGTGTTCGCGACGCGCAGCGAAGGCTTCGAAGCGCTTGTCGGCGACTACAGCGCGCTCCCCCGCATCTACTTACCCGAGGACTACGCGCGCGACACGAGCGCGTTGAATGTCGTCGGCACAGTCTGGGCGGAATTCATTTCGACCGATCCGGTGGGCGAAACATGCTGGGCGCAAGAGCTTGCGAGCGCGACAGGACGCCCGGACGGCATCATCGCTCTGGTCGATTTTTCGAGTCCTGATCTGCCGGCCACGCTCGACGCATATGCGTCAGCGGAACGGATCCGTTGCGTTCGCCAACATCTGGGCTGGCATCCGGCGAACCCGCTGCTTCGCTATGCGCCAAGGCCGCACCTCATGTCGGACGTGGTATGGCGACGCCGACTCGCGTCGCTGCGGGGGCGTGGTCTGATTTGCGAACTGGAAATGTTCGCGCCGCAACTGCCCGAACTTGCATCGCTGGCGACTGCGTTTCCCGACATTCAGTTCGTGCTGCCCGTCATGGGCTGGCCACTCGATCTGACCAGCGAAGGCCAGGCGGCGTGGAAACGTGAAATGACCGCGGTCGGCGCGTGTCCCAATGTGGCGGTGAAAATATTCGGGCTGGAGTGCATCTTCGGCATTCATTGGACGGTCGCTCAGGTCCGGCCTTGGATGCTGGAAACCATTGAAGTTTTTGGCCCCGATCGATGCATGTTTGCCAGTCATATGCCGATCAGCAAGCTAGCCTGCAGCTTCGAACAACTTTATCGCGCGTACTTCGAGGTGATAGCGAAGTTCAGTGTTTCGGAGCAGCGAAGACTCCTGCATGACACGGCCGCGGCGATTTACAAGCTGAGCTAAATGTTGGTTGCGGGAGAACCGGACAGCGCACACCCTCGCGATCGAGGTTAAAGCGGCCCGTCTCCGTACTGACCCACTCGAACTGCAACGCCCCAAAAAACAAAACCCCGCAGAGCCTAAACTCTGCGGGGTTTGCCGCCACTGCTGGCGGAGACGGAGGGATTCGAACCCTCGATCCAGGTTTTGGCCCAGATGCTCCCTTAGCAGGGGAGTGCCTTCGACCTCTCGGCCACGTCTCCCAAACTTTCGGTCGCGCAGGGAGTCAGCGCGACGAAGCCAAGATAATAGCGGGCTGAACCACGAAGGTCAATGTCTGGCGAACATTTTTTGTGCCAGTGTCGTCACTGACGACGCAATTTATTCACCTCGGCCACGCAAAACAAACGGAGCGCTCCTGTCCACTCCGTTCTTCGAGGCAAATTACGCTTGATCCAGTTCGAACGCCTTATGCAGCGCGCGCACGGCGAGCTCCATGTACTTCTCGTCGATCAGCACCGAGATCTTGATTTCGGAGGTCGAGATCATCTGAATGTTGATGCCCTCTTCCGACAGCGTGCGGAACATCGTGCTCGCGATACCGACGTGCGAGCGCATGCCGACGCCGACCACCGAGACCTTCGACACCTTCGGATCGCCCAGCACCTGCTCGGCCTGCACGTGGCCCTTCACCTGGTTCGTGAGGATGTCCATGGCGCGTTGATAATCGCCGCGGCCGACCGTGAACGTGAACGCCGTTTTACCTTCCACGCTCTGGTTCTGGATGATCATGTCGACGTCGATATTCGCGTCCGCCACCGGGCCGAGAATCTGATACGCGATGCCCGGCTTGTCGGGCACACCCATCACGGCGATGCGAGCTTCATCGCGCTGAAACGCGATGCCCGAGATGACTGCTTTTTCCATGGTCTCGTCTTCTTCAAAAGTAATCAGGGTGCCCGACTTCATTTCAGCGTCGAGTGGTATCAGCGGATCGGTCAGGCTCGACAACACGCGTGTCTTCACCTGATATTTGCCGGCGAATTCCACCGAGCGGATCTGCAGCACCTTCGAACCCAGGCTTGCCATTTCCAGCATTTCTTCGAACGTCACGCGATCGAGCCGGCGCGCTTCTTCCACCACGCGCGGGTCGGTCGTGTAGACCCCGTCGACGTCGGTGTAAATCAGGCACTCATCGGCTTTCAACGCAGCCGCGACCGCGACCGCCGACGTGTCCGAACCGCCGCGGCCGAGTGTGGTGATGTGGCCGTCAGGGTCGATGCCCTGGAAGCCGGTGATCACCACCACCTTGCCGGCGTCGAGATCGCGCAATACGCGCTCGCCGTCGATTTCGCTGATGCGCGCTTTCGTGAACGCGCTATCCGTTTTGACCGGCACTTGCCAGCCGGCGTAGCTGACCGCGTCGACGCCGGCTTCCTGCAGCGCGATGGCGAGCAGACCCGAGCTGACCTGCTCGCCCGTGGCGGCGATCATGTCGAGTTCGCGCGGGCTCGGCTGACTCGTGATTTCTTTCGCGAGACCGAGCAAGCGGTTGGTTTCGCCGGACATCGCCGACGGCACGACGACCATCTTGTGGCCAGCCTTGTGCCATTTCGC
The nucleotide sequence above comes from Paraburkholderia aromaticivorans. Encoded proteins:
- a CDS encoding porin translates to MKSFKRARTRALVLSCLPFAGAALSSGAAAQSSVTLYGVVDNAFTYVSNQRGHANFYMSQGNLQASKFGLLGSEDIGGGTKAIFRLESGFNSLTGAQSSAGFLFNRQAYVGLSNDRYGTVTFGRQYTPYFQMVGALGPTGVLTGATGAHPGDVDALDTTLRFNNSVTYLSPNVAGLQFSAQYGLGGVPGSVANGSNFSAAFRYDYKPFAVAAGYVKLKDIATSAALGTFAINSPVNSGYATARSAQLFAAAARYNLQDLMVGINYSNVQYAPGSGSLFASEAVFNTYGMISTYRITPAVIVGAGYSYTRASKANGMSDPARYHQISLEQTYNLSTRTTLYALEAYQLARGKTLLAAGGATSITDAVAVVGDSQNTTPSSGPSQFVGMVGLRHAF
- a CDS encoding amidohydrolase family protein, whose product is MDCAALPILDCHQHFYDARRFHYPVFATRSEGFEALVGDYSALPRIYLPEDYARDTSALNVVGTVWAEFISTDPVGETCWAQELASATGRPDGIIALVDFSSPDLPATLDAYASAERIRCVRQHLGWHPANPLLRYAPRPHLMSDVVWRRRLASLRGRGLICELEMFAPQLPELASLATAFPDIQFVLPVMGWPLDLTSEGQAAWKREMTAVGACPNVAVKIFGLECIFGIHWTVAQVRPWMLETIEVFGPDRCMFASHMPISKLACSFEQLYRAYFEVIAKFSVSEQRRLLHDTAAAIYKLS
- a CDS encoding aspartate kinase, which gives rise to MALIVHKYGGTSMGSVERIKNVAKRVAKWHKAGHKMVVVPSAMSGETNRLLGLAKEITSQPSPRELDMIAATGEQVSSGLLAIALQEAGVDAVSYAGWQVPVKTDSAFTKARISEIDGERVLRDLDAGKVVVITGFQGIDPDGHITTLGRGGSDTSAVAVAAALKADECLIYTDVDGVYTTDPRVVEEARRLDRVTFEEMLEMASLGSKVLQIRSVEFAGKYQVKTRVLSSLTDPLIPLDAEMKSGTLITFEEDETMEKAVISGIAFQRDEARIAVMGVPDKPGIAYQILGPVADANIDVDMIIQNQSVEGKTAFTFTVGRGDYQRAMDILTNQVKGHVQAEQVLGDPKVSKVSVVGVGMRSHVGIASTMFRTLSEEGINIQMISTSEIKISVLIDEKYMELAVRALHKAFELDQA